In Halobacterium sp. R2-5, the following are encoded in one genomic region:
- a CDS encoding SRPBCC family protein: MERQPPDPDSTRGETPPAAPRRERNGLDFDRLKRPLLGVAGTALVVRGLQQRSLRGAATALVGGALLSTSLGENARIRTMVESRTGLGGGDEETAFSRSVVVGRPADELYEMWRDPEQFSRVVGHFADLAETDDGRLEWTVHGPRGKDVSWETDVVEEEPGETLRWGTGEDATVPNEGSVRFTPAPGDRGTVVTLSIRFDPPGGSVGNAALERLDVAPEMLVGTALNRFKSLAETGEIPTTKDGNPSARGEGDLV, from the coding sequence ATGGAGAGACAGCCACCAGACCCGGACAGCACGCGAGGAGAGACGCCACCGGCGGCGCCGCGCCGCGAGCGAAACGGGCTCGACTTCGACCGGCTGAAACGCCCGCTCCTGGGGGTGGCCGGGACGGCGCTCGTCGTCCGCGGCCTCCAGCAGCGGTCGCTGCGCGGCGCGGCGACGGCGCTCGTCGGCGGCGCGCTCCTGTCGACGTCGCTCGGCGAGAACGCCCGCATCAGGACGATGGTCGAGTCGCGGACCGGTCTCGGCGGCGGCGACGAGGAGACGGCGTTCAGCCGCTCCGTCGTCGTCGGGCGGCCCGCCGACGAGCTGTACGAGATGTGGCGGGACCCCGAGCAGTTCTCCCGCGTCGTCGGGCACTTCGCGGACCTCGCCGAGACCGACGACGGACGCCTCGAGTGGACCGTCCACGGTCCCCGCGGCAAGGACGTCTCCTGGGAGACGGACGTCGTCGAGGAAGAGCCCGGCGAGACCCTCCGCTGGGGGACCGGCGAGGACGCCACCGTCCCCAACGAGGGGTCGGTGCGGTTCACGCCCGCGCCCGGCGACCGCGGCACCGTCGTGACGCTCTCGATCCGCTTCGACCCGCCCGGCGGCAGCGTCGGGAACGCCGCCCTGGAGCGCCTCGACGTCGCCCCGGAGATGCTCGTCGGCACCGCGCTCAACCGCTTCAAGAGCCTCGCGGAGACCGGCGAAATTCCGACGACGAAGGACGGCAACCCCTCCGCTCGTGGCGAGGGTGATCTGGTGTGA
- a CDS encoding translation initiation factor eIF-1A, translated as MSEESGRRNLRMPNGDELFAVVTEHNGGNHVRVRCEDGENRMGRIPGRMKYRTWINEGDVVLVEPWDWQDEKANIEWRYDEQDADQLREEGHIN; from the coding sequence GTGAGCGAAGAATCCGGGCGCCGCAACCTGCGGATGCCCAACGGAGACGAGCTTTTCGCCGTCGTGACGGAACACAACGGCGGGAATCACGTGCGAGTGCGGTGCGAGGACGGCGAGAACCGGATGGGCCGCATCCCCGGCCGCATGAAGTACCGCACCTGGATCAACGAGGGCGACGTCGTCCTCGTGGAGCCGTGGGACTGGCAGGACGAGAAGGCCAACATCGAGTGGCGCTACGACGAGCAGGACGCCGACCAGCTCCGCGAAGAAGGCCACATCAACTAA
- a CDS encoding cation:proton antiporter, producing the protein MVELYVLALTIVGVAALAAAVLPELLSDSYLTPPIVFVALGAIAFSLPLQMPDPSPLAHGYLAEKFAEFIVVVSLMGAGLKLDRPFSLRTWSTTWRLLAVTMTLTIASAALLGWWALGIVPASALLLGAVVAPTDPVLASDVQVGPPGEGTDDADDDAEDAEHEHEIRFALTSEAGCNDGLAFPFTYAAILAAGAGFTGTDWVGEWLATYVVYKIVVGVVAGAVLGYLFSKVLFDFSPTTRLARAVEGTEVLGVTLLIYGLTELVQGYGFIAVFVGAVVIRHNEQSGKYNQALHDFSEVVERLAMALLVTLFGGALATGLLAPLTLEAAAVGLVLVFVVRPLAGVLGLLGSPIEWDERASIAFFGIRGLGSFYYLAYAMNQEVFTQLRDLWALVGFVVLVSVVVHGVASEPVMSILERRGEA; encoded by the coding sequence ATGGTGGAGCTCTACGTCCTCGCGCTGACGATAGTCGGCGTCGCGGCGCTCGCGGCGGCGGTACTCCCGGAGCTCCTCTCCGATAGCTACCTCACGCCGCCCATCGTCTTCGTCGCGCTCGGCGCGATAGCGTTCTCGCTGCCGCTCCAGATGCCCGACCCGAGTCCACTCGCGCACGGCTACCTCGCCGAGAAGTTCGCGGAGTTCATCGTCGTCGTCTCGCTGATGGGCGCGGGACTGAAGCTCGACCGGCCGTTCTCGCTGCGGACGTGGTCGACGACGTGGCGGCTGCTGGCGGTGACGATGACGCTGACCATCGCGAGCGCGGCGCTGCTCGGCTGGTGGGCGCTGGGCATCGTGCCCGCGTCCGCCCTCCTCCTCGGCGCGGTCGTCGCGCCCACCGACCCCGTGCTGGCCTCGGACGTGCAGGTCGGGCCCCCCGGCGAGGGGACCGACGACGCCGACGACGACGCCGAGGACGCCGAGCACGAACACGAGATTCGGTTCGCGCTCACCTCCGAAGCGGGCTGCAACGACGGGCTGGCGTTCCCGTTCACGTACGCCGCGATTCTCGCCGCCGGCGCTGGGTTCACCGGCACCGACTGGGTCGGGGAGTGGCTGGCGACGTACGTCGTCTACAAGATCGTCGTCGGCGTGGTCGCGGGCGCGGTCCTCGGCTACCTCTTCTCGAAGGTGCTGTTCGACTTTTCGCCGACGACGCGCCTCGCCCGGGCCGTCGAGGGAACCGAGGTGCTCGGCGTGACGCTCCTGATTTACGGGCTGACGGAGCTCGTGCAGGGGTACGGCTTCATCGCCGTCTTCGTCGGCGCGGTCGTCATCCGCCACAACGAGCAGTCCGGGAAGTACAATCAGGCGCTGCACGACTTCTCGGAGGTCGTCGAGCGGCTCGCGATGGCGCTGCTCGTCACGCTGTTCGGGGGCGCGCTCGCCACCGGGCTGCTCGCCCCGCTCACGCTGGAGGCGGCGGCGGTCGGGCTGGTGCTGGTGTTCGTCGTCCGGCCGCTGGCCGGCGTGCTCGGACTGCTCGGCTCGCCCATCGAGTGGGACGAGCGCGCCAGTATCGCGTTCTTCGGCATCCGCGGCCTCGGCTCGTTCTACTACCTGGCGTACGCGATGAACCAGGAGGTGTTCACGCAGCTGCGGGACCTCTGGGCGCTCGTCGGGTTCGTCGTGCTCGTCTCCGTCGTCGTCCACGGCGTCGCGTCCGAGCCCGTGATGTCGATTCTCGAACGCCGCGGGGAGGCGTAG
- a CDS encoding cobalamin-independent methionine synthase II family protein — protein sequence MSDEHISTTHIGSLPRAPELLELLKRRQDGEEVDDDEWHQTVQDATESVVRKQADVGLDVVNNGEQPRVSFNWYVANRLTGIGGDRDAPMWDDLADYPEYASDAFDTETIDLTKQPSVVGPVEYDGAAARDEELETFAEALDAVDADFEDTFITAASPGVAAATLVNEHYDSHEEFVYAIADALEQEYEAIADTGAILHLDAPDLLTTGHRGFGDRPVEKLKPIVRLHVDALNEATKDIPDDRLRLHTCWGSYEGPHHRDTPLEDVLPELYELNIGGLSVEEANPRHQHEYRVFREQPLPDGWDLLPGVVDVKTNVVEHPEVVADRIERVADAVGDPSRIVAAPDCGFDTQAGLAMVHPDIAWTKLEALVDGAELASERLF from the coding sequence ATGAGCGACGAGCACATCTCGACGACGCACATCGGCAGCCTCCCGCGCGCGCCGGAACTTCTCGAACTCCTGAAGCGACGGCAGGACGGCGAGGAGGTCGACGACGACGAGTGGCACCAGACCGTCCAGGACGCCACCGAGTCGGTCGTCCGCAAGCAGGCCGACGTGGGACTGGACGTCGTGAACAACGGCGAGCAGCCCCGCGTCTCGTTCAACTGGTACGTCGCCAACCGCCTCACCGGCATCGGCGGCGACCGCGACGCCCCGATGTGGGACGACCTCGCGGACTACCCCGAGTACGCCAGCGACGCCTTCGACACGGAGACCATCGACCTCACGAAACAGCCCTCCGTCGTCGGGCCCGTCGAGTACGACGGCGCGGCCGCCCGGGACGAGGAACTGGAGACGTTCGCCGAGGCACTCGACGCCGTCGACGCCGACTTCGAGGATACGTTCATCACGGCCGCCTCGCCCGGCGTCGCCGCCGCCACGCTCGTCAACGAGCACTACGACTCCCACGAGGAGTTCGTCTACGCCATCGCCGACGCCCTCGAGCAGGAGTACGAGGCCATCGCCGACACCGGCGCCATCCTCCACCTCGACGCCCCCGACCTCCTCACCACGGGCCACCGCGGGTTCGGTGACCGCCCCGTCGAGAAGCTCAAACCGATCGTCCGGCTGCACGTCGACGCGCTCAACGAGGCCACGAAGGACATCCCCGACGACCGCCTCCGCCTCCACACCTGCTGGGGGAGCTACGAGGGCCCGCACCACCGCGACACCCCCCTCGAAGACGTGCTCCCGGAGCTCTACGAGCTGAACATCGGCGGGCTCTCCGTCGAAGAGGCCAACCCTCGCCACCAGCACGAGTACCGCGTCTTCCGCGAGCAGCCGCTGCCCGACGGCTGGGACCTCCTGCCGGGCGTCGTCGACGTGAAGACCAACGTCGTCGAACACCCGGAGGTCGTCGCCGACCGCATCGAACGCGTCGCCGACGCCGTCGGCGACCCCTCGCGCATCGTCGCCGCGCCCGACTGCGGCTTCGACACGCAGGCCGGCCTCGCGATGGTCCACCCCGACATCGCGTGGACGAAGCTCGAAGCGCTCGTCGACGGCGCCGAACTCGCCTCCGAGCGGCTGTTCTAA
- a CDS encoding FAD-dependent oxidoreductase, which yields MNARDTDSEAGEGRHESIWMDTSEGTDYEALDGGTSVDTVVVGGGIVGVTTASKLAEAGQTVAVVERDRILAGVTGHTTAKLTSLHGLVYDSLVEQFGRERAGQYADANQRAIEEVASTVEDRGVDCDFERVPAYTYTESRDRRRDVQREVDAARRLGLPASYADETSLPFDVAAAVCFENQAQFHPRKYLLALARGVVDDGGYVFEETRALDVDAGEPCRVPTDRGELVADDVVVATNVPFFDRGLYFARLEPKRSYVLAARLAGETPEGMYYRVSDPHFSVRPHPAGDESLVLLGGQNHKTGHEDSGEERYRRLEREARSRFDVESVEYRWSTQDVKSVDGVPFVGRLAPHTDHVYVATGFGGWGMTNGTAAGLLLSDLVRGRSNPWADVYEPSRFEPRASAKALVEHNAGAVRHFVGDRLKQGAGGHAQLDPGEATVVESDDGPVGVYRDGDDRLHAVSTVCPHMGCRVEWNDGERSWDCPCHGSRFDHDGSVLHAPAVDDLDAYSVRDLAEIGIDVRREREQELDD from the coding sequence ATGAACGCCAGAGACACCGACAGCGAGGCGGGCGAGGGGCGTCACGAGTCGATCTGGATGGACACCAGCGAGGGGACCGACTACGAGGCGCTGGACGGCGGCACGAGCGTCGACACGGTCGTGGTCGGCGGCGGTATCGTCGGGGTCACGACGGCGTCGAAGCTCGCCGAGGCGGGGCAGACAGTCGCGGTCGTGGAGCGCGACCGGATTCTCGCGGGCGTCACCGGCCACACCACGGCGAAATTGACGTCGCTGCACGGACTCGTCTACGACTCCCTCGTCGAGCAGTTCGGCCGGGAGCGCGCCGGACAGTACGCCGACGCGAACCAGCGCGCAATCGAGGAGGTGGCCTCGACCGTCGAGGACCGGGGCGTCGACTGCGACTTCGAGCGCGTACCAGCGTACACGTACACGGAGTCGCGGGACCGGCGACGCGACGTCCAGCGGGAGGTCGACGCCGCGCGGCGGCTGGGGCTGCCGGCGTCGTACGCGGACGAGACGTCGCTGCCGTTCGACGTGGCGGCGGCCGTCTGCTTCGAGAACCAGGCGCAGTTCCACCCGCGGAAGTACCTGCTCGCGCTCGCGCGGGGCGTGGTCGACGACGGCGGGTACGTCTTCGAGGAGACGCGCGCGCTCGACGTGGACGCGGGCGAGCCGTGCCGCGTGCCGACCGACCGCGGCGAACTGGTCGCCGACGACGTCGTGGTCGCGACGAACGTCCCGTTCTTCGACCGGGGGCTGTACTTCGCGCGCCTGGAGCCGAAGCGCTCGTACGTGCTGGCTGCGCGGCTCGCCGGCGAGACGCCCGAGGGGATGTACTACCGGGTGAGCGACCCGCACTTCTCGGTGCGCCCGCACCCCGCGGGCGACGAGTCGCTGGTGCTGCTCGGCGGGCAGAACCACAAGACCGGCCACGAGGACAGCGGCGAGGAGCGCTACCGGCGCCTCGAACGAGAGGCGCGCAGTCGCTTCGACGTCGAGTCCGTCGAGTACCGGTGGTCGACGCAGGACGTCAAATCCGTCGACGGGGTGCCGTTCGTCGGGCGGCTCGCGCCCCACACCGACCACGTCTACGTGGCGACGGGGTTCGGCGGGTGGGGGATGACGAACGGCACCGCGGCCGGACTCCTGCTGTCGGACCTCGTGCGCGGGCGCTCGAACCCGTGGGCGGACGTCTACGAGCCGAGCCGGTTCGAGCCGCGGGCGTCCGCGAAGGCGCTGGTGGAGCACAACGCTGGCGCGGTCAGGCACTTCGTCGGCGACCGGCTGAAGCAGGGCGCGGGCGGCCACGCGCAACTGGACCCGGGCGAGGCGACAGTCGTGGAGTCCGACGACGGACCGGTCGGCGTCTACCGCGACGGAGACGACCGGCTCCACGCGGTCTCGACGGTCTGCCCGCACATGGGCTGCCGCGTCGAGTGGAACGACGGCGAGCGGTCCTGGGACTGCCCGTGTCACGGCTCGCGGTTCGACCACGACGGCAGCGTCCTCCACGCGCCCGCCGTCGATGACCTGGACGCGTACAGCGTGCGGGACCTCGCCGAAATCGGCATCGACGTCCGCAGGGAGCGAGAACAGGAGTTAGACGACTGA
- a CDS encoding zinc-dependent alcohol dehydrogenase: MEALTWHGEKDVRVEEVPEPEIINPSDAIVEITATAICGSDLHLYNGKMPSMREGDVIGHEPMGVVVETGDDVETLEAGDRVVVPFTVSCGACWFCNQDLYSLCDNSNPNAELARQAMGQSPAGLLGYSHMLGGYAGGQAEYLRVPYADVGPVKVNSDMDDEEVLFLSDIFPTGYMAAENADIEANDTVAVWGCGPVGQFAIQSAEMLGADRVVAIDRVEERLEMAAEYGDAETINFEHEDVYDRLMELTGDRGPDRCIDAVGTEAHGMGLTSTADRVKQQAKMAHDRGYVLREAIKCCRKGGTLSVPGVYLGDVDSVPFGALMNKSLTVKTGQTHVQRYLDPLLEKIEDGDIDPSFVVTHEGSLQDGPDMYQKFNDKADGCIKSILKP, translated from the coding sequence ATGGAAGCGCTCACCTGGCACGGCGAGAAGGACGTCCGCGTCGAGGAGGTGCCCGAGCCCGAAATCATCAACCCCAGCGACGCTATCGTCGAGATCACGGCGACTGCCATCTGCGGCTCGGACCTCCACCTCTACAACGGCAAGATGCCGTCGATGCGGGAGGGCGACGTCATCGGACACGAGCCGATGGGCGTCGTGGTCGAGACCGGCGACGACGTGGAGACGCTCGAAGCCGGCGACCGCGTCGTCGTCCCGTTCACGGTCAGCTGCGGCGCGTGCTGGTTCTGCAACCAGGACCTCTACTCGCTGTGCGACAACTCAAACCCGAACGCGGAGCTCGCACGGCAGGCGATGGGGCAGTCGCCCGCTGGCCTGCTCGGGTACTCCCACATGCTCGGCGGGTACGCCGGCGGGCAGGCCGAGTATCTCCGCGTGCCGTACGCCGACGTCGGCCCGGTCAAGGTCAACTCCGACATGGACGACGAGGAAGTGCTGTTCCTCTCGGACATCTTCCCGACCGGTTACATGGCCGCCGAGAACGCCGACATCGAGGCCAACGACACGGTCGCGGTGTGGGGCTGTGGCCCCGTCGGGCAGTTCGCCATCCAGAGCGCGGAGATGCTCGGCGCGGACCGCGTCGTCGCTATCGACCGCGTCGAGGAACGCCTCGAGATGGCCGCCGAGTACGGCGACGCGGAGACCATCAACTTCGAGCACGAGGACGTCTACGACCGCCTGATGGAGCTGACGGGCGACCGCGGCCCCGACCGCTGCATCGACGCGGTCGGCACCGAGGCCCACGGCATGGGTCTGACCTCGACCGCGGACCGCGTGAAGCAGCAGGCGAAGATGGCCCACGACCGCGGGTACGTCCTCCGCGAGGCGATCAAGTGCTGCCGGAAGGGCGGCACGCTCTCCGTCCCCGGCGTCTACCTCGGGGACGTCGACAGCGTCCCGTTCGGCGCGCTGATGAACAAGTCCCTCACCGTGAAGACCGGCCAGACCCACGTCCAGCGCTACCTCGACCCCCTGCTCGAGAAGATCGAGGACGGCGACATCGACCCGTCGTTCGTCGTCACCCACGAGGGGTCCCTGCAGGACGGCCCCGACATGTACCAGAAGTTCAACGACAAGGCGGACGGCTGCATCAAGTCGATACTGAAGCCGTGA
- a CDS encoding four-helix bundle copper-binding protein, with product MSLSETVSKIDSLSDEQRECIEICNEAAEVCEWCADECLGDADMEECARLCRDVADLTSLHARFMARSSNYSTQLAQACAGACEECAEECDRHDADHCQVCAEVLEECAESCRRMASS from the coding sequence ATGTCCCTCTCAGAGACCGTCTCGAAGATCGACAGCCTGAGCGACGAACAGCGCGAGTGCATCGAGATCTGCAACGAGGCCGCCGAGGTCTGCGAGTGGTGCGCGGACGAGTGCCTCGGCGACGCCGACATGGAGGAGTGCGCCCGCCTCTGTCGGGACGTCGCGGACCTCACGTCCCTGCACGCGCGCTTCATGGCGCGGAGTTCGAACTACAGCACCCAGCTCGCCCAGGCCTGTGCGGGCGCCTGCGAGGAGTGCGCCGAGGAGTGCGACCGCCACGACGCCGACCACTGCCAGGTCTGCGCGGAGGTCCTCGAGGAGTGCGCCGAGTCCTGCCGACGAATGGCCAGCAGCTAA
- a CDS encoding hemolysin family protein: MVDLLFSVGRLALALFLVVLNGFFVAAEFAFVRVRSTSVEQLVEEGRTGSAALQDVMNNLDNYLAVTQLGITLASLGLGWAGEPAVASLIEPLLGPLLPESVLHLVAFGIGFGIITFLHVVFGELVPKTLAIAQAETLSLYVAAPMRMFYLVFYPGLIVFNGTANAFTRLLGVPPASETDESLKERELRRVLSRSGEAGHVDMEEVEMIERVFDLNDVTAREIMVPRPDVVSVPSDTPMSELRDTILDAGHTRYPVVDADDRNEVVGFVDTKDVLDAISGDEAGATTAGSLAHDVIVVPETMAVDDLLLQFRDEHQQMAVVIDEWGAFEGIATVEDVVETIVGDLRDTFDAERGEPSVRRRSDGQYDVDGGVPLSVVNDALGADFRSDGFETIGGIVLERLDRAPEPGDAVEVAGHVVEVTSVDGARISTVRVREGEQQSDSDDEEN, from the coding sequence ATGGTAGACCTCCTGTTCTCCGTGGGGCGGCTCGCCCTCGCGTTGTTCCTCGTCGTCCTGAACGGCTTCTTCGTCGCCGCGGAGTTCGCGTTCGTGCGCGTCCGCTCGACGTCCGTCGAACAGCTGGTCGAGGAGGGCCGCACCGGCTCGGCGGCGCTGCAGGACGTGATGAACAACCTCGACAACTACCTCGCGGTCACCCAGCTCGGCATCACGCTCGCCTCGCTCGGACTGGGGTGGGCGGGGGAGCCAGCCGTCGCGTCGCTCATCGAGCCCCTACTGGGCCCGCTGCTCCCCGAGAGCGTCCTCCACCTCGTCGCGTTCGGCATCGGGTTCGGCATCATCACGTTCCTCCACGTCGTCTTCGGCGAACTCGTCCCGAAGACGCTCGCAATCGCGCAGGCCGAGACGCTGTCGCTGTACGTCGCTGCGCCGATGCGGATGTTCTACCTCGTGTTCTACCCGGGGCTCATCGTGTTCAACGGCACGGCGAACGCGTTCACGCGGTTGCTCGGCGTGCCGCCCGCCTCCGAGACCGACGAGAGCCTCAAGGAGCGAGAGCTCCGGCGGGTGCTGTCGAGGTCCGGTGAGGCCGGCCACGTCGACATGGAGGAAGTCGAGATGATAGAGCGCGTCTTCGACCTCAACGACGTGACCGCGCGGGAGATCATGGTGCCGCGGCCGGACGTCGTGAGCGTCCCCTCGGACACGCCGATGTCCGAACTCCGGGACACCATCCTCGACGCCGGGCACACGCGCTACCCCGTCGTCGACGCGGACGACCGCAACGAGGTCGTGGGGTTCGTGGACACGAAGGACGTGCTCGACGCGATCAGCGGCGACGAAGCGGGCGCGACGACCGCGGGGTCGCTGGCGCACGACGTCATCGTCGTCCCGGAGACGATGGCCGTCGACGACCTCCTGTTGCAGTTCCGCGACGAGCACCAGCAGATGGCGGTCGTCATCGACGAGTGGGGCGCCTTCGAGGGCATCGCGACCGTCGAGGACGTCGTCGAGACCATCGTCGGCGACCTCCGTGACACGTTCGACGCCGAGAGGGGCGAGCCCTCGGTTCGCCGGCGCAGCGACGGCCAGTACGACGTCGACGGCGGCGTCCCGCTCTCCGTGGTCAACGACGCGCTCGGCGCCGACTTCCGCAGCGACGGCTTCGAGACCATCGGCGGCATCGTTCTGGAGCGCCTCGACCGCGCGCCCGAACCCGGGGACGCCGTCGAGGTGGCCGGGCACGTCGTCGAGGTGACGAGCGTGGACGGCGCCCGCATCTCCACGGTCCGCGTGCGCGAGGGCGAGCAGCAGTCCGACAGCGACGACGAGGAAAACTGA
- a CDS encoding lamin tail domain-containing protein has protein sequence MSGNSDRAAWQVTTDREQIRQWADGHDVVPLRAEGTDGNDLRLLSEPEDGRGEPLSWDEFFERFDARSLALRYRETDTRGQGQPAYEFVDRDEIVDEAVEGQETPGNVEAHTHEDDRGDVSDDQPTPPGNEGSGATQVDSETVARSGDSARHEDTPTTDADDDAADRETDTAMSGSSHGAELGAFVLDEIHETHGLTDGVDEEYVTFRNTSEDALDLSEWVVENDDGERFVFPEGFELDAGQHVTLHSGSGADSETDVYWGADSEVWDDAGDTITVRTPDGREVIQEPYGK, from the coding sequence ATGTCCGGGAACTCCGACCGCGCCGCGTGGCAGGTCACGACCGACCGCGAACAGATACGCCAGTGGGCGGACGGCCACGACGTGGTGCCGCTGCGCGCCGAGGGGACGGACGGCAACGACCTGCGGCTGCTCTCGGAGCCAGAGGACGGCCGCGGCGAGCCGCTGTCCTGGGACGAGTTCTTCGAGCGCTTCGACGCGCGGTCGCTGGCGCTCCGGTACCGGGAGACGGACACCCGGGGACAGGGCCAGCCGGCCTACGAGTTCGTCGACCGGGACGAGATCGTGGACGAGGCCGTCGAGGGACAGGAGACGCCCGGCAACGTCGAGGCGCACACTCACGAGGACGACCGGGGCGACGTCAGTGACGACCAGCCGACGCCTCCCGGGAACGAGGGCAGCGGCGCCACGCAGGTCGACAGCGAGACGGTCGCTCGTAGCGGCGACTCCGCGAGGCACGAGGACACGCCGACCACGGACGCGGACGACGACGCCGCGGACCGGGAGACGGACACGGCGATGTCGGGGTCGTCGCACGGCGCCGAGCTCGGCGCGTTCGTGCTCGACGAGATTCACGAGACGCACGGGCTCACGGACGGCGTCGACGAGGAGTACGTGACGTTCCGGAACACGAGCGAGGACGCCCTGGACCTCTCGGAGTGGGTCGTGGAGAACGACGACGGCGAGCGGTTCGTCTTCCCGGAGGGGTTCGAGCTCGACGCCGGACAGCACGTCACGCTGCACAGCGGCAGTGGAGCCGACAGCGAGACGGACGTCTACTGGGGCGCCGACAGCGAGGTCTGGGACGACGCGGGCGACACCATCACCGTCAGGACGCCGGACGGCCGGGAGGTGATACAGGAGCCGTACGGGAAGTGA
- a CDS encoding cold shock domain-containing protein → MAEGTVDFFNDTGGYGFIETEDEDEDVFFHMEDVGGEDLTEGTEIEFDIEQAEKGPRATNVVRL, encoded by the coding sequence ATGGCAGAAGGTACGGTTGACTTCTTCAACGACACGGGCGGCTACGGTTTCATCGAGACTGAGGACGAGGACGAGGACGTGTTCTTCCACATGGAAGACGTCGGCGGCGAGGACCTCACCGAGGGCACCGAGATCGAATTCGACATCGAACAGGCAGAGAAGGGTCCGCGCGCGACGAACGTCGTCCGGCTCTAA